From Eremothecium sinecaudum strain ATCC 58844 chromosome V, complete sequence, a single genomic window includes:
- the GPN2 gene encoding GTPase GPN2 (Syntenic homolog of Ashbya gossypii AAL117C; Syntenic homolog of Saccharomyces cerevisiae YOR262W) encodes MPFGQIVIGPPGSGKSTYCNGCIQFYDAIGRHAKVINMDPANHKLPYRCDVDIRDFITLEEIMNEHHLGPNGGLMFALESVEKSLSLFALQIKALIKEENPYLVFDCPGQVEMFTHNSALPRIFKNLEKELDLRLCVVNLVDSIYITSPSQYISVLLLALRSMLMMDLPHINVFSKIDMLSSYGELPFRLDYYTEVQDLEYLEPFVEAKGSSALEKRYSKLTKTISELVSDFNLVSFEVLCVDDKQSMINLQSVIDKSNGYIFGSSEVGGDTVWAEATRQGMAVADYDIQDRWIDNKELYDQEEQKKREELIKEQELGDKEIDVNEEDSWERALMEWDEKHSVPFAK; translated from the coding sequence ATGCCATTTGGTCAGATAGTAATTGGCCCACCTGGATCAGGTAAGTCAACATACTGTAACGGGTGTATTCAATTTTATGATGCAATAGGAAGACATGCTAAAGTTATTAATATGGACCCTGCCAATCATAAATTGCCCTACAGATGTGATGTTGATATTAGAGATTTCATTACTTTAGAAGAGATTATGAATGAACACCATTTGGGGCCTAATGGTGGACTTATGTTTGCACTAGAATCGGTAGAGAAATCACTGTCGCTGTTTGCACTACAAATTAAAGCGCTGATAAAAGAAGAAAACCCATACTTGGTTTTTGACTGCCCTGGACAAGTTGAAATGTTCACTCATAACTCTGCTCTTCCCCGTATATTCAAGAATTTGGAGAAAGAACTCGATTTGCGCCTCTGTGTTGTAAACCTAGTGGACTCCATATATATTACATCTCCTTCACAATATATTTCTGTGCTGCTTCTTGCACTAAGGTCGATGCTAATGATGGATTTGCCGCACATAAATGTATTCTCAAAGATAGATATGTTGAGCTCCTATGGGGAGTTGCCTTTCCGACTAGACTACTACACAGAAGTACAAGATTTGGAGTACCTGGAGCCATTTGTCGAAGCTAAAGGCTCTAGTGCCCTTGAAAAGAGATATTCGAAGCTTACGAAGACTATTAGCGAACTTGTATCTGATTTCAACCTTGTCTCCTTCGAGGTTCTATGTGTTGATGATAAACAGAGCATGATAAACCTACAAAGCGTTATAGATAAGTCAAACGGCTATATTTTCGGTTCATCTGAGGTTGGAGGAGATACAGTATGGGCAGAGGCTACTAGACAAGGTATGGCGGTTGCAGACTATGATATACAAGATAGGTGGATTGACAATAAGGAATTATACGACCAAGAGGAGCAAAAAAAGAGAGAAGAGTTGATAAAAGAACAAGAGCTGGGTGATAAGGAAATAGACGTAAATGAAGAAGACTCATGGGAAAGGGCTCTGATGGAGTGGGACGAAAAGCATTCCGTACCGTTCGCCAAGTAG
- the RPN8 gene encoding proteasome regulatory particle lid subunit RPN8 (Syntenic homolog of Ashbya gossypii AAL116W; Syntenic homolog of Saccharomyces cerevisiae YOR261C (RPN8)), translating to MSINYEQVTVAPLVLLSVLDHYNRTNTPETKRCVGVILGHCTTNTIKVTNSFALPFEEDEKNPDVWFLDHNYIESMNEMCKKINAKEKMIGWYHSGPKLKSSDLMINDLFKKYSQGNSVLLIVDVKQQGVGLPTDAYMAIEQVKDDGTSTEKTFIHLPTTIEAEEAEEIGVEHLLRDIRDQAAGNLSIRLTNQLKSLKGLQRKLRDIVDYLEKVSKGILPANHIILGKLQDVFNLLPNLGTPEEEEDLAAGKQSAISASNNLQKAMTVKTNDELMVIYISNLVRAIIAFDNLIENKIQNKKMHESKLEPEAEQVAREDLKQQESAKA from the coding sequence ATGTCGATTAATTACGAACAGGTTACAGTTGCTCCATTGGTTCTTTTGTCGGTTTTAGATCATTACAATCGTACAAATACTCCAGAAACAAAGAGATGTGTAGGTGTGATCCTTGGTCATTGCACTACAAATACTATAAAAGTTACAAATTCTTTTGCATTACcttttgaagaagatgagaaGAACCCTGATGTGTGGTTCCTAGACCACAATTACATAGAAAGCATGAACGAGATGTGTAAGAAGATAAACGCCAAAGAGAAAATGATAGGCTGGTATCATAGTGGACCCAAATTGAAATCCTCTGATCTAATGATAAATGATTTATTCAAAAAGTATTCACAAGGGAACTCTGTTTTGCTTATTGTCGACGTGAAACAACAAGGCGTGGGTTTACCCACTGACGCATATATGGCTATAGAACAAGTTAAGGACGACGGTACCTCTACTGAGAAAACTTTCATCCATCTTCCTACTACCattgaagctgaagaagCCGAGGAAATTGGTGTTGAGCACTTACTAAGAGATATCCGCGATCAAGCGGCCGGAAACTTGTCAATTCGGTTGACCAACCAGTTGAAGTCTCTAAAAGGATTGCAGCGCAAACTAAGAGACATCGTGGATTACCTTGAAAAAGTTAGTAAGGGCATTCTTCCAGCAAATCATATAATTCTCGGTAAGTTACAGGACGTATTTAACCTTTTGCCAAATTTAGGTACtccagaagaagaagaagatcTTGCTGCAGGTAAACAGAGTGCAATTAGTGCATCCAACAACTTGCAAAAGGCTATGACCGTCAAAACTAACGATGAGTTAATGGTTATCTACATTAGCAATCTTGTTAGGGCTATTATTGCTTTTGATAATTTGATCGAAAATAAGATTCAGAACAAGAAAATGCACGAAAGCAAGCTTGAACCCGAGGCAGAACAAGTTGCAAGGGAAGATCTTAAGCAACAAGAATCTGCAAAGGCATAG
- the COX10 gene encoding protoheme IX farnesyltransferase (Syntenic homolog of Ashbya gossypii AAL115W; Syntenic homolog of Saccharomyces cerevisiae YPL172C (COX10)) gives MPPLYYPRVSYSKNFTTRSIISLHDVKGFTSLKFQRQYSSKPQNNVTARLNSAPIEFTPNIPFQKLQWPIPGIQEVAKNAARSALRCNDTTTNIELPFEVKLVDSKSATKNRRRNNQDLAVNLKKTLIDPYIQLSKPRLTVLVMISAICSYALSPGLATISELLSLTVGTTLCSASANAINMGREPNFDRQMVRTQTRPVVRGLLTSLQAYKFSAITGTLGFSALYIGVNPVVALLGGFNILLYGWIYTSLKRKHIINTWVGAVVGAIPPLMGWAAASPLTHPGCWCLAGLLYSWQFPHFNTLSHNIRREYKNAGYVMAAWKNPKLNARVAMRHSLFMFPLCFGLSYFDITDWYFQIDSALINLWLSFWAFKFYFQQRFNYSKNIYGDKKEFNNGLAVANQYARKTFWVSVLHLPAILALAILHKKDRWNWLFNDDEKLHA, from the coding sequence ATGCCTCCCCTTTATTATCCGAGAGTTAGCTACTCGAAGAATTTTACCACAAGGTCGATAATTTCATTGCATGATGTAAAGGGTTTTACATCACTGAAATTTCAGAGACAGTACTCATCCAAACCTCAAAATAATGTGACTGCTAGACTGAACAGTGCTCCTATAGAGTTTACTCCAAATATACCTTTTCAAAAACTGCAATGGCCAATTCCTGGAATTCAAGAGGTAGCTAAGAATGCAGCTCGATCTGCCTTAAGATGCAATGATACTACCACTAATATCGAACTTCCGTTTGAAGTTAAACTAGTTGATTCCAAAAGTGCAACTAAAAACAGAAGGAGGAATAATCAAGATTTAGCGGtaaatttgaagaaaacGCTTATTGATCCATATATACAACTTTCCAAGCCTAGATTAACAGTTTTGGTGATGATCAGCGCGATTTGCTCATATGCATTATCTCCAGGACTAGCTACGATATCAGAGCTTCTGTCTTTAACAGTTGGTACAACGTTATGCTCTGCTTCTGCTAACGCAATCAATATGGGTAGAGAGCCTAATTTTGATAGGCAAATGGTTAGAACTCAAACAAGGCCGGTTGTGCGTGGCTTGTTGACCTCACTACAGGCATATAAGTTTTCAGCAATTACAGGTACCCTGGGTTTCAGCGCTCTATATATTGGCGTTAATCCAGTGGTTGCATTATTGGGAGGCTTCAACATTCTGCTATATGGATGGATATATACATCTCTGAAAAGAAAGCACATAATTAATACATGGGTTGGGGCTGTTGTAGGAGCAATTCCGCCGCTTATGGGATGGGCAGCAGCAAGCCCATTAACACACCCAGGATGTTGGTGTCTAGCTGGTCTATTGTACTCCTGGCAGTTTCCACATTTCAATACCTTGAGTCATAATATCAGAAGAGAATACAAAAATGCCGGATATGTGATGGCAGCCTGGAAAAACCCCAAACTGAATGCAAGAGTCGCTATGAGACATTCGTTGTTCATGTTTCCTCTATGCTTTGGGCTTTCATATTTTGATATCACTGATTGGTACTTCCAAATCGATTCTGCATTGATAAACCTATGGTTGTCATTTTGGGCCTTCAAATTTTATTTCCAACAACGCTTTAATTATTCAAAGAATATTTATGGTGATAAAAAGGAGTTTAACAACGGACTAGCAGTAGCGAATCAGTATGCTCGTAAAACGTTTTGGGTTAGTGTCCTTCATTTACCCGCAATTCTAGCATTGGCAATTTTACACAAGAAAGACCGCTGGAATTGGTTATttaatgatgatgagaaACTTCATGCTTAA
- the GCD1 gene encoding translation initiation factor eIF2B subunit gamma (Syntenic homolog of Ashbya gossypii AAL114C; Syntenic homolog of Saccharomyces cerevisiae YOR260W (GCD1)) produces the protein MNFQAFILCGKGSKLSPFSDTRGDRGVPKALLPVANRPMIEYVLDWCDQAQFKEINIVANLEDIEIIREGIQGVLQLREQCFELLSNSVSNSHTHYLRKPANVNFIGSRCDVTGEILQKELLKTITGDFVLLPCDFVTNIPPQILIDQYLNRDHNSLAMSVYYKNVFENIDKKQIKKFFTIYTDNEDNINQPVLLDIYSSDDVEKTKYLKIRSQMLWRFPNSTVSIKLLNSYIYFCSHELKSLLLEDAVAGSVDGDTNDTEEENTKNNSTLIRPSYFKKKNKLIKDPINCRKSLAKIFRDLARRSWQHSKTRETISIFILPDVGSFIRSNNLSAYMEANRCILKIKSTSTNQTAATTASSSAIGADSVVGSNCVILEKTNVKRSVLGNNCKIGNRCRIVGSILFDGVEIEDDVTLENVILGKFSKIGKKSKMTNCYVEGYYSVQPKSLLKGETLANIYLEDEGGFDDDMSTTDESNGGTTDYSEEYYDEEEYEDDGLFER, from the coding sequence ATGAATTTTCAGGCCTTTATTTTATGTGGTAAAGGTTCTAAACTTTCTCCGTTCTCCGATACTCGCGGAGACAGGGGGGTTCCAAAGGCATTGCTACCAGTTGCCAATCGGCCAATGATTGAATATGTTTTAGATTGGTGCGATCAAGCTCAATTTAAGGAAATTAATATTGTCGCTAATTTGGAAGATATTGAAATTATCCGGGAGGGCATTCAAGGTGTTCTGCAACTTCGTGAACAATGTTTTGAGTTACTGAGTAACAGTGTAAGTAATTCCCATACTCATTACCTAAGAAAACCTGCCAATGTGAACTTTATCGGTAGCAGATGTGATGTTACTGGTGAAATATTGCAGAAGGAGCTTTTAAAAACAATTACTGGTGATTTTGTATTACTTCCCTGTGATTTTGTGACGAATATTCCCCCACAGATTTTAATCGATCAATACTTGAATAGAGACCACAATAGTTTGGCTATGTCAGTTTACTATAAGAATGTCTTTGAGAATATTGATAAGAAGCAGATAAAGAAGTTTTTTACAATATATACTGACAATGAGGACAATATTAACCAGCCTGTACTGTTGGACATCTATTCCAGTGACGATGTCGAAAAGACGAAATATCTTAAGATCAGATCCCAGATGCTTTGGAGGTTTCCAAACTCTACTGTGTCTATTAAACTCCTCAACTCGTACATTTACTTCTGTTCTCATGAACTAAAGTCCCTTTTGTTAGAGGATGCAGTTGCAGGCTCTGTAGATGGTGACACTAACGATACTGAAGAGGAAAACACTAAGAATAATTCTACGTTAATTAGACCATCTTAtttcaagaagaagaacaagcTGATTAAGGACCCAATTAATTGTCGGAAATCTTTGGCCAAAATCTTTAGGGATCTGGCTAGACGTTCTTGGCAGCATTCTAAAACAAGAGAAACTATTAGCATTTTTATTTTACCTGACGTTGGAAGCTTCATTAGATCCAACAACTTGAGTGCTTACATGGAAGCTAACAGATGTATTTTAAAGATCAAATCTACGTCTACTAATCAAACAGCAGCTACTACAGCAAGTTCTTCTGCAATCGGTGCTGATTCAGTTGTTGGTTCAAATTGTGTGATCCTGGAGAAAACGAACGTCAAGCGTTCAGTACTAGGAAATAATTGTAAAATTGGAAACCGATGTCGTATAGTTGGCTCCATACTTTTTGATGGAGTTGAAATAGAAGACGATGTAACTCTGGAAAATGTAATCCTTGGGAAATTCAGTAAAATTGGTAAGAAGTCGAAGATGACCAATTGTTATGTTGAGGGTTACTACTCTGTTCAGCCAAAATCGCTTCTAAAGGGTGAAACATTGGCGAATATATATCTCGAGGATGAAGGTGGTTTTGATGATGACATGTCGACAACTGATGAGTCTAATGGAGGCACCACTGATTACAGCGAGGAATACTATGATGAAGAGGAATATGAAGATGATGGATTATTTGAGCGCTAA
- a CDS encoding HEL181Wp (Syntenic homolog of Ashbya gossypii AGL097C; Non-syntenic homolog of Saccharomyces cerevisiae YDR039C (ENA2), YDR038C (ENA5) and YDR040C (ENA1); Tandem gene triplication in Saccharomyces cerevisiae), whose protein sequence is MVADFMNKKSNVKDTYHDEQAAVYYRGDFHSLSIHEVEQLLKTNIRRGLSSEDVEGRLAILGPNSFGEESGINFVDIVMRQVFNAMILVLFISMVICLGIRDWISGGVIAFVVLINVAVGGYQDYKACKTMDSLKSLSTPSAHVIRNGEDTVIPSHSVVPGDICVLKVGDTIPADLRLIESTYLETDETLLTGESLPVAKDHLEVFPVNTPVGDRLNLAFASSAITKGRAVGIVIKTGLETEVGKIAKSLKGEKRQSPFMRKDKNFVQNTIKAVTQPIGRFLGFTVGTPLQQKLSKFAVLLFVIAVILAIIVMGVQRFVVTKEVAVYAICVALSMIPSSLVVVLTITMSVGARVMSTRNVIVRNLESLETLGSVDDICSDKTGTLTQGKMIARQVWVPTFGTIIVDSSNSPYDPTEGEISLIPKFSPWEYQHDETEDVGIIKGLKKRLKDGTLPAGLDARLLERWLHTATLANIASVLQDNTTGEWKAHGDPTEIAIQVFTTRLDLPREALVLSEIDESTDGENESCFSSQGKRYRHLAEFPFDSSVKRMSSVYLDMEEGNTHCIFTKGAFERVLSRCTKWCPNIDNGTAQDMTEEALETIKQNVETLSADGLRVLAFARKTFTEAEAKELGEKLTKDREFVESDLIFQGLIGIYDPPRPESADAVKRCHRAGVNVHMLTGDFPGTAKSIAQEVNILPHNLYHYPKEVVDSMVMTAAQFDSLSDEEIDALPLLPLVIARCAPETKVRMIDALHRRGKFCAMTGDGVNDSPSLKKADVGIAIGKNGSDIAKEASDIVLSDDNFASILNAVEEGRRMSDNIQKFVLQLLAVNVAQCLYLMVGLVFMDQDRFSVFPISPVEALWIIVVTSCFPAMGLGLEKAAPDIMEKPPRDSNAGVFTWEVIVDMIVYGVALAACCFACFVIVIYKYGGGELGHNCNTTFDDVCADVFKARAVTFATLTWGALILAWEVIDMRRSLFAMVPETETPYTQVFRDLWSNQFLFWSVIFGFVSVFPVVYIPVVNTRVFLHSSISYEWGFAFAFLIAFWTLIEFYKYLKRRYYRNKDRAINPESDLERNRVHDPFEKYTTTYSRTTPTTYAFPIEKDALKEKEKDNYV, encoded by the coding sequence ATGGTTGCTGATTTTATGAATAAGAAGTCTAATGTGAAGGATACCTATCATGATGAGCAAGCCGCTGTGTATTACCGCGGTGATTTTCATTCCTTATCCATTCATGAGGTTGAACAACTCCTAAAAACAAATATTAGAAGAGGGCTATCCTCAGAAGATGTTGAGGGACGGCTTGCTATTTTAGGACCAAATTCATTTGGTGAAGAGTCCGGTATTAACTTCGTTGATATCGTGATGAGACAAGTATTCAACGCGATGATTCTTGTTTTGTTTATTTCGATGGTTATTTGTTTGGGAATTAGAGATTGGATATCCGGTGGCGTCATTGCATTTGTTGTATTAATTAACGTGGCTGTTGGAGGATATCAAGACTACAAGGCGTGTAAAACTATGGACTCCTTAAAGAGTCTCTCAACCCCATCTGCGCACGTGATCAGAAATGGAGAAGATACTGTAATTCCTTCACACTCAGTGGTGCCAGGAGATATCTGTGTCTTGAAGGTCGGGGATACTATCCCTGCTGATTTAAGATTAATTGAATCTACTTACTTAGAAACTGATGAGACGTTGCTGACTGGAGAATCACTTCCTGTTGCAAAAGATCATCTTGAAGTGTTCCCTGTGAACACACCCGTTGGAGATAGATTAAATTTGGCATTTGCATCTTCCGCAATTACAAAGGGGCGTGCCGTTGGTATAGTTATTAAAACAGGTCTAGAAACAGAAGTTGGTAAAATTGCCAAATCTTTAAAGGGCGAGAAAAGACAAAGCCCTTTCATGCGCAAGGACAAGAATTTTGTTCAAAATACTATAAAGGCTGTTACACAGCCGATTGGTAGGTTTCTTGGTTTCACTGTTGGTACACCTTTACAGCAAAAGTTGTCGAAATTTGCAGTTTTACTTTTTGTAATTGCGGTTATTCTTGCTATAATTGTGATGGGTGTACAACGTTTTGTTGTCACAAAGGAAGTTGCTGTATACGCTATTTGTGTTGCTTTGTCTATGATTCCATCGTCTTTAGTTGTCGTGTTGACAATTACAATGTCGGTTGGAGCTAGAGTGATGAGCACTAGGAATGTTATTGTGCGTAATTTAGAGTCTCTTGAGACCTTGGGTTCGGTCGACGATATTTGTTCTGATAAAACTGGTACATTAACTCAAGGAAAAATGATTGCGAGGCAGGTTTGGGTTCCAACTTTTGGCACTATAATTGTAGACTCATCGAACTCCCCTTATGATCCCACAGAGGGTGAAATTTCATTAATTCCAAAGTTTTCTCCTTGGGAATACCAACACGATGAAACCGAGGATGTGGGAATTATTAAGGGACTCAAAAAGCGTTTAAAAGATGGTACTTTGCCCGCTGGTTTGGATGCACGTTTATTAGAACGGTGGCTCCATACTGCAACACTTGCAAATATTGCATCTGTTTTGCAAGATAATACCACTGGTGAATGGAAAGCTCATGGTGATCCTACTGAAATTGCCATTCAGGTTTTCACCACGAGGTTGGACTTACCCCGTGAGGCACTGGTGCTATCTGAGATTGATGAATCTACTGATGGCGAAAATGAATCATGTTTTTCCTCGCAAGGTAAGAGATACCGTCACTTGGCGGAGTTTCCTTTTGATTCATCCGTGAAGAGAATGAGTAGCGTTTATCTTGACATGGAGGAAGGAAATACTCACTGTATTTTCACGAAGGGTGCTTTTGAACGGGTTTTGAGCCGTTGTACTAAATGGTGTCCTAATATAGATAATGGAACAGCGCAAGATATGACTGAGGAGGCTTTGGAAACCATAAAGCAGAACGTCGAAACTCTGTCTGCGGACGGGTTACGTGTGCTTGCGTTTGCCAGAAAGACTTTCACTGAAGCGGAAGCAAAGGAGTTGGGCGAAAAGCTGACGAAAGACCGTGAGTTTGTGGAGAGCGACCTGATATTCCAAGGTCTAATCGGAATTTATGATCCACCAAGACCAGAGTCTGCAGATGCCGTTAAACGCTGTCATAGAGCTGGTGTTAATGTTCATATGTTAACTGGTGACTTCCCTGGTACTGCGAAGTCCATTGCTCAGGAAGTCAATATCTTGCCTCATAACTTATACCACTACCCTAAGGAAGTGGTTGACAGTATGGTTATGACTGCAGCACAATTCGATAGCTTATCGGATGAGGAAATCGACGCGTTACCTTTGTTACCACTAGTCATTGCAAGATGCGCCCCAGAAACTAAGGTCAGGATGATTGATGCGTTGCATCGCCGTGGTAAATTCTGTGCTATGACAGGTGATGGTGTCAATGACTCTCCCTCCCTAAAGAAGGCCGACGTTGGTATTGCTATCGGAAAAAATGGTTCTGATATAGCAAAGGAGGCTTCCGATATAGTTTTGAGTGATGATAACTTCGCCTCAATCCTCAATGCAGTTGAGGAGGGTCGTAGAATGAGCGACAATATTCAAAAGTTTGTGTTACAGCTTTTAGCTGTTAATGTGGCCCAATGCTTGTACTTAATGGTTGGGCTGGTATTTATGGATCAGGACAGGTTTTCAGTTTTTCCAATATCGCCGGTAGAGGCTTTATGGATTATTGTGGTTACATCGTGTTTCCCAGCTATGGGTTTGGGTTTGGAAAAGGCTGCACCTGATATTATGGAAAAGCCTCCTAGAGACTCAAATGCTGGAGTTTTCACTTGggaagttattgttgatatGATAGTTTATGGTGTTGCTCTAGCGGCATGCTGCTTTGCTTGTTTTGTTATTGTGATTTATAAGTATGGTGGTGGTGAATTGGGCCATAATTGTAATACTACATTTGATGATGTATGTGCTGATGTCTTCAAAGCCCGTGCTGTTACATTTGCAACATTGACGTGGGGCGCTTTGATTCTGGCTTGGGAGGTTATCGACATGCGTCGTTCCCTCTTTGCCATGGTTCCAGAAACCGAGACTCCTTATACTCAGGTTTTCCGTGACCTATGGTCCAATCAATTCTTGTTCTGGTCGGTAATATTTGGTTTCGTCTCCGTCTTCCCGGTGGTTTACATACCTGTCGTTAACACCAGGGTGTTTTTGCACAGTAGTATTAGTTATGAATGGGGCTTTGCATTTGCTTTTCTAATAGCATTTTGGACTCTCATTGAATTTTACAAGTACCTCAAACGCAGATATTACAGGAACAAGGACCGTGCAATTAATCCAGAAAGCGACTTGGAGCGTAATAGAGTTCACGATCCATTTGAAAAGTATACTACCACGTACTCTAGAACTACCCCCACAACTTATGCTTTTCCAATTGAAAAGGACGCTCTGAAGGAGAAAGAAAAAGATAATTACGTGTAA
- the BNA5 gene encoding kynureninase (Syntenic homolog of Ashbya gossypii AGL098W; Syntenic homolog of Saccharomyces cerevisiae YLR231C (BNA5)), with protein MEQIRSCRDDFCIPTFKSLGIVQEADSVANEEVRYFCGNSLGLMPRSTRAAVERELDAWAARGVEGHFSHPNAPLVPNWIDIEKPLGPLLAPIVGALNDEVAVMGSLTANLNALMVAFYRPQGRRVKILFEKGSFSSDFHAIWNQALLHGLDPNHVIEQVGPRPGEETIRTEDILARIDECQDTLALVCLPGVQYYTGQLFDIQRITAHAHRIPGVVVGWDLAHAVGNVSLQLHDWGVDFACWCSYKYLNSGPGGIGGIFVHERHCKGDMARLAGWWGSNPKTRFQMKEEYEPIPGAHGFRQSNPSVIDIVALRASLEIFAKFGGIQKVRQHSLVLTGLLFNELCKSKYYIDAKALDAGKLGFLIITPSDPESRGAQLSLKFGPHDDDQSKNTMSLVSKHMREKGIIVDQRRPDVLRLSPAPLYNTIEDVHAAVYALEKAFESIDATNN; from the coding sequence ATGGAGCAAATTAGGAGCTGCAGGGACGACTTCTGCATTCCAACGTTTAAATCGTTAGGTATTGTTCAAGAGGCTGACTCAGTTGCTAATGAGGAAGTAAGATATTTTTGTGGGAATTCTCTGGGCTTGATGCCACGTAGTACAAGAGCTGCGGTGGAGAGAGAACTCGACGCATGGGCTGCGAGAGGTGTTGAAGGGCACTTCAGCCACCCCAATGCACCTTTAGTTCCCAATTGGattgatattgaaaaacCGTTGGGGCCGCTGTTGGCGCCTATTGTTGGCGCGCTGAATGACGAGGTCGCAGTAATGGGCAGTTTAACAGCAAACTTGAATGCCCTCATGGTGGCTTTTTACCGCCCACAGGGCCGTCGTGTGAAGATTCTTTTTGAGAAGGGCTCGTTCTCTTCGGACTTCCATGCTATTTGGAACCAGGCGCTGTTGCACGGTTTAGATCCCAATCACGTGATTGAGCAGGTAGGGCCAAGGCCTGGGGAGGAAACTATCCGCACAGAAGATATTCTGGCGCGGATCGATGAATGCCAAGATACCTTAGCTCTTGTTTGTCTCCCTGGTGTGCAATACTACACTGGACAGCTATTTGATATTCAACGCATTACAGCACATGCGCATCGTATTCCAGGCGTGGTTGTCGGGTGGGATCTGGCACATGCTGTCGGAAACGTTTCACTACAGTTACATGACTGGGGCGTTGATTTTGCTTGCTGGTGTTCATATAAATACCTGAATTCAGGACCAGGTGGAATAGGTGGTATTTTTGTACATGAACGCCATTGCAAGGGTGACATGGCCCGGCTTGCTGGGTGGTGGGGAAGTAATCCTAAGACGAGGTTTCAAATGAAAGAGGAGTACGAACCTATTCCAGGAGCCCATGGTTTCAGACAATCGAACCCCAGTGTGATTGACATTGTTGCTTTGCGAGCATCTCTGGAGATTTTTGCCAAATTTGGAGGTATTCAAAAGGTTCGTCAGCACTCGCTAGTTTTAACAGGACTTTTGTTCAATGAGCTCTGTAAATCCAAGTACTATATTGATGCCAAAGCATTAGATGCAGGAAAGCTTGGATTTCTAATAATTACGCCCTCTGACCCTGAGTCTCGTGGTGCGCAACTGTCTTTGAAGTTTGGACCTCATGACGATGATCAGTCCAAAAATACAATGTCTTTAGTCTCGAAGCATATGCGTGAGAAAGGAATTATTGTTGATCAGCGGAGACCGGATGTTTTAAGGTTATCTCCTGCTCCACTATATAATACTATCGAAGATGTCCATGCTGCAGTGTACGCTTTAGAGAAAGCATTTGAATCTATCGACGCTACAAACAACTAG